The genomic segment CGACATCGGTGGATCGGTGCGCACCTTCTCGGCGCTGCGGGGCGAGGAGTCCGTCTCCCTCCTCCGGGACGGCGCCGTCATCGACATCGGGATCGAGCGTGCGCGGCACGCGGCGGACGCCGCGGGACAGGCGGACCCGCAGCTCATCTCGCCCATGCCGGGCACGGTCGTCGTCGCCAGGGTCGCCGACGGGGACACCGTGCAGGTCGGTGATGAGATCGTGGTCGTCGAGGCGATGAAGATGGAGCACGTCGTGCGCTCGGCCGTCGCCGGGACGGTGTCGTTGCGCGTGGCCCCGGGGGAGACGGTGTCGCGCGGCCAGACCCTCGCGGTCGTGACACCGGCCGCGTCCGGGCCGGACACGGCTCCCGGTGCAGGCTGAGCCGATCACGGAGAGTATCCTCGCAAGGATGGCGCACCGCGCCCCGACAGCGCGCCACGCGCCCTGACAGGATGGAGCAGCCAGTGAGCAGGTCTCGCCGCCTTCCGATCTCCAGGGAGCAGATCGATGGGGAGACGGTGTACCGCGACGGTGGTCGCCGCATCCGGAGCAGGCGCGAGATCGCACGGATCGAGTCCCTGGCGATCCCACCGGCATGGACGGACGTGGAGATCGCGCGCTCCTCGTCCGGCAAGGTCATCGCGCGCGGCATCGACGCCGCAGGGCGCACGCAGGCGATCTACAGCCCCGCGTTCCGGCGCAAGCAGGAGCGCAAGAAGTACGCACGCATCCTGCGGTTCGCAGAGCGGTTGCCGCAGCTGCGCAAGCAGGTCGAACACGACCTCCGGCGTCGTCGGCTCGGTGAGGACAAGGTCGTCGCATGCGTCGTCGCGTTGATCGACCGGGAGTTCTTCCGAGTCGGCAACGTCGAATACGCGCGCAAGCACGACCACTACGGCATCACCACGCTCCGCCGCAAGCACACGGACGTGTCCGGTTCCACTGTGACGTTCGACTTCGTCGGCAAGAGCGGCAAGCGGCATGTGAAGAAGGTGCGCGATCCCAAGCTGGTGCGGGTCATCGCCCAGCTCGAGCAGATGCCCGGCTATGAGATCTTCCGGTTCTTCGACGAGGACGGCGACGTGCGCGACGTCGACAGCAAGCGCGTGAACGCCTATATCAAGCGTCACATGGGCGAGGAGTTCTCCGCGAAGGACTTCCGCACCTGGGGCGGGACACTGCTGGCGACGTCGGCTCTGCTCGCCGCCGAGACCCCGGAGGGCACCGAGGATGCCGCGGTCGTCCGTGACGTGATCGAGCACGTCGCCGACCGGCTGGGCAACACACCGACGGTGACGAGGGACTCGTACATCGACCCCCGCGTGTTCGCGGCGTTCGAGGACGGGGTGACGATTCCGCAGCTGCGCGGCGCGATGTCACGGATGCGTCCGCGCAAGCACCTCACGGTGGAGGAGCAGTGCGTGCTGAAGGTCCTTCGGCGCCGCTGACCGCAGAGCCACGGGCGGCAGGGTGCCGCCGGGTCGTCTGAACGACGCTCCCGGGGGGACGTCAGCTGACGCGGCCGGCGAGCCAGGTCATGGGGTCGACGGGGGCGCCGCCGATGTGCACCTCGAAGTGCAGGCACGATCCGAAGACGTAACCGGTGGAGCCGACGTCGCCGATGTACTGGCCGGCCTCGACGCAGTCGCCGACCTCCACGGCGCGAGTGCCGTATCCCATGTGCGAGTACACGGTGCTGACGGCCTCGCCGTCGACGATGCTCTCGATCTGGATCGTGACGCCGTATCCTTCGAAGCTCTCGGTCGACCGTGAGACGCATCCGTCCATCGCCGCCTGGATCGGCTCGCCGATCGGTGCGGCGAAGTCCTGTCCGAGGTGGGAACGACCGGGGCGCGAGGCGCCGAAACCGTCGGTGTACGAGTACGAACCGGCGGCCATCGGGAGGACGACGTGATCGGCGATGGGGATGTCGACGGCGGACGACAGCGGCATACCCGCGGCGAGTGCCGCGGCGACGGCACGAGAGCGCGTCTCCTCGATCTCCTGCGGAGTGGTGGCGGAGAAGCTGCCGCGCGGAGCGATCTCGGCACGGATCTCGTCCGTGGAGCTGAAGGACTGCGCGCTGCCTTCTTCTGCGACCGCGAGCGTCGTGGCGGAGACGGGATCTGCGCCTGAACTGAACGCGGGAAGGGCGACTCCGGTGATGAGTGCGCCGATGGCGAATGTCGCGCCCACCGTCTTCGCCCTCGACCACGACGTCGCGCGGCGTGCCGGTCGCACAGTCACCCGGGGCTGATCCGCTGCGGGCATCCGACGTGCGGCGCCCTGACCGACGGGTCGGGCCGCAGCCGGCGCGACCGGCGGAGCAGATGCGGGAGAAGCGGGAGAGGGCGTGGAGGCGCTGCGAGCCGAGGCATCCTGGGCCGACATGCGTCGCAGGTCGCGCCGCAGGAGAGGTCGAGATGCGCCGGGGGTGTCCGAGGTGGCCGCAGAAGCGGTCTCGGGCGCGCGCTCGGGTGAAACTGAAATCGTGAGGATCCTTCCGGGAGAGCCGGGCAGCTCATCGGTCGATCCTTCAGGGCAGGACCGTTACCGATCTGTAATCTACGGGGTGTCCGAACGATCGTCAAATCGACCGAGGTCGCCGGACACGCAGAAAGCCCGGCCTCGCGATGCTGCGAGACCGGGCTTTCGAAGTCAGATCAGAGGGGACGGATGTTCGTCGCCTGAGGGCCCTTGGGTCCTGCCTCCGTGTCGAACTCGACCTTCTGCGCTTCCTCGAGGTTGCGGTAACCGCTCGACTGGATCGCGCTGAAGTGCGCGAAGACGTCGGCAGAACCGTCATCGGGAGCGATGAAGCCGTAGCCCTTGTCGGAGTTGAACCATTTGACGGTGCCAGTGGCCATGCTGTGTTTCCTTTGGTGTTCGGTGGGCCGATCATCGACCCGGCGGCCGCGCTGTACAGATGCGGCGGTGTCAGAATCTCCCGAGAAGCGGCGAAGACGCGGCGTGACTGGCTCGAGAGGGTGAGGTAGATGAAGGCGGACGAACAACACCATCGTAGCGGAAGTCCGGCCGTGAAACGATAGCGAGATGAGTTCAGCGAATCTGACCAGGCAGGAGTGCGCCGCGCGATCCGCGGCGATCACGCTCAGTGACGTCCATGTCGAGCTGGATCTGCGGCATGCGCGCGACCCGCAGCAGGCGGGTTTCCGCTCGACGACGACGCTCCGTTTCGATGCGACCGCGCCGCAGACGTGGATCGACTTCATCGGCGAGGACGTGCACCGCGTGACCGTCAACGGTCAGGAGCAGCCCGTGGAGTACGACGGCGCGCGCATCTCGGTCTCGGGGCTCACGGCATCCAACACGGTCGTCGTCGATGCGACGGGGCTGTACTCGCGATCGGGGGAGGGGCTGCACCGCTTCGTCGACCCCGTCGACGGCGAGACCTATCTGTACACCCAGTACGAACCCGCTGACTCCCGGCGCGTCATGGCCTGCTTCGAGCAGCCCGACATGAAAGCCGCCTACACGTTCGTCGTCCACGCGCCCATCGGGTGGCACGTCCTTTCCAATCAGTCCGCCGCGTCGGTCGCTCAGGCCGCAGATGCGCAGACCGTGACGTTCGCGCCCACCCTGCCCCTGTCGAGTTACATCACGGCGATCGCTGCGGGGCCGTACCACCGGGTCGATGCGGAATGGACGCGCGGCGATCAGACGGTCGCGCTCGGGGTGCTGTGCCGCCCGTCGCTGGCCGAGTTCCTCGAAGCGGACGAGATCGTCCAGGTGACCAGAGAGGGGCTGGACTTCTTCACGGACGCATTCGCATTCGCGTATCCGTGGGGCAAGTACGACCAGATCTTCGTGCCGGAGTACAACCTCGGTGCCATGGAGAATCCGGGCCTGGTGACCTTCACGGAGTCGTATCTCCCGCGAGGCGCTGCCACGGACGCGCAGCGCGGTGGGCGCGCAAACACGATCCTCCACGAGATGGCGCACATGTGGTTCGGCGATCTCGTCACCATGCGCTGGTGGGATGACCTCTGGTTGAAGGAGTCGTTCGCCGACTACATGGGGGCGCACGCCTCCGCCGCGGCAACGCGGTACACCGACGCCTGGGTGCGCTTCGCCGCGAACCGCAAGGCCTGGGCGTACCAGCAGGATCAGCTCCCCACGACGCATCCGATCGTCGCCGACATCGTCGACCTCGAAGCGGCCAAGCTGAACTTCGACGGCATCACCTACGCGAAGGGGGCGTCGGTTCTCAAGCAGCTCGTCGCCTTCGTCGGCGAGGACCACTTCTTCGAGGGGGCCCGGCGCTACTTCGCCGCGCACGCGTTCGGCAACACGACGCTGGAGGACCTGCTCGTCCAACTCGAGGAGGTCTCCGGCAGGGACGTGCGCGCCTGGTCACGGGCGTGGCTCGAGACCAGTGGGATGTCCACGCTGTCGCTCACCCCTGCCGGCGAGGGGGAGTGGACGCTCGAGCAGACCGATCCGCGTCCGCATCGTCTCCGCGTCGGGCTCTACGACCTCGTCGACGACGCGTTGGCCCGCCGAGACATCCTGGAATTGGACATCACGGACGCGCGGACGACCGTGGAGGCCGGAGCGGCCGATCTCATGCTGCTCAACGACGACGACCTCACGTATGCGAAGGTGCGGCTCGATCCGACATCGCTGACTGCCGTCGATAAGGCCCTGTCGACCCTCGCGCCGCTTCCTCGCGCTCTCGTCTGGGCATCCCTGTGGAACGCCACGCGCGATGGCGAGCTGGCCGCAGTCCGTTATCTGGCCATCGTCGGACGGCATGCTCCGGCAGAGGAG from the Microbacterium ginsengiterrae genome contains:
- the pepN gene encoding aminopeptidase N; translation: MSSANLTRQECAARSAAITLSDVHVELDLRHARDPQQAGFRSTTTLRFDATAPQTWIDFIGEDVHRVTVNGQEQPVEYDGARISVSGLTASNTVVVDATGLYSRSGEGLHRFVDPVDGETYLYTQYEPADSRRVMACFEQPDMKAAYTFVVHAPIGWHVLSNQSAASVAQAADAQTVTFAPTLPLSSYITAIAAGPYHRVDAEWTRGDQTVALGVLCRPSLAEFLEADEIVQVTREGLDFFTDAFAFAYPWGKYDQIFVPEYNLGAMENPGLVTFTESYLPRGAATDAQRGGRANTILHEMAHMWFGDLVTMRWWDDLWLKESFADYMGAHASAAATRYTDAWVRFAANRKAWAYQQDQLPTTHPIVADIVDLEAAKLNFDGITYAKGASVLKQLVAFVGEDHFFEGARRYFAAHAFGNTTLEDLLVQLEEVSGRDVRAWSRAWLETSGMSTLSLTPAGEGEWTLEQTDPRPHRLRVGLYDLVDDALARRDILELDITDARTTVEAGAADLMLLNDDDLTYAKVRLDPTSLTAVDKALSTLAPLPRALVWASLWNATRDGELAAVRYLAIVGRHAPAEENIGLLTGVLANAAHAIGHYVAEHDRQAQRAGWLETTWAAMTDAAPASDAQLSWARAFAAAASYVDAGASRARAILDGTAPEGLRVDPDLRWALLTALATSGNASLDDIEAELARDDTASGRTAAVRARASLPEREVRVRAWHRAWDDTGLSNDHLSATIAGVRAGGRRDLVDDLDAEYFPRIMPAWRDRSIELARRLVVGLFPSTEDLEPVDRWLEDENAAPGALRRLVLEQRDHLARDLRVRAAQDQLAV
- a CDS encoding DNA topoisomerase IB, whose amino-acid sequence is MSRSRRLPISREQIDGETVYRDGGRRIRSRREIARIESLAIPPAWTDVEIARSSSGKVIARGIDAAGRTQAIYSPAFRRKQERKKYARILRFAERLPQLRKQVEHDLRRRRLGEDKVVACVVALIDREFFRVGNVEYARKHDHYGITTLRRKHTDVSGSTVTFDFVGKSGKRHVKKVRDPKLVRVIAQLEQMPGYEIFRFFDEDGDVRDVDSKRVNAYIKRHMGEEFSAKDFRTWGGTLLATSALLAAETPEGTEDAAVVRDVIEHVADRLGNTPTVTRDSYIDPRVFAAFEDGVTIPQLRGAMSRMRPRKHLTVEEQCVLKVLRRR
- a CDS encoding cold-shock protein codes for the protein MATGTVKWFNSDKGYGFIAPDDGSADVFAHFSAIQSSGYRNLEEAQKVEFDTEAGPKGPQATNIRPL
- a CDS encoding M23 family metallopeptidase, translating into MTVRPARRATSWSRAKTVGATFAIGALITGVALPAFSSGADPVSATTLAVAEEGSAQSFSSTDEIRAEIAPRGSFSATTPQEIEETRSRAVAAALAAGMPLSSAVDIPIADHVVLPMAAGSYSYTDGFGASRPGRSHLGQDFAAPIGEPIQAAMDGCVSRSTESFEGYGVTIQIESIVDGEAVSTVYSHMGYGTRAVEVGDCVEAGQYIGDVGSTGYVFGSCLHFEVHIGGAPVDPMTWLAGRVS